A stretch of DNA from Candidatus Hydrogenedens sp.:
CATTCCAAAGCGGAAAGAACCAAGGCACGATTCTGTTCATTAATTACAGGTCTACCCTGACCTTTGATTTGGCGAACAGAGCGGTCACTATTTAGCCCAACAATTAGCACATCACCTTCACTCTTTGCTCGCATAAGATACGTAATATGACCCACATGCAAAATATCAAAACAGCCATTGGTCCAAACAACCTTCTTGCCCTGCTCCTTTAATTGCTGAACTATTTTCTTCAATTGTTGGAGCGTTTTTAACTTAAACGGTCCACCCATACTTTTAAGGGCTTGCTCTACCTCCTCTCGCGATACAGTAACAACACCATGCTGAGCAACTGCAACACCTGCCGCAGTATTACCAAGAACCGCAGAATCACGATACGACCCACCCGCAACTAACGTTAGAGTTACCATGGCTGTTACTGTATCCCCTGCCCCTGTAACATCTATAACCTGCACCGGAGATATAGGCACATCTTCAATTCGACCATCTTCATAAAAAATAGTAATGCCTTCAGGACCTCGTGTAATCATTGCATTACGAGCCGATTTTAGTAGGGCTCTCCCTGCTTTCTTCAACGTTTCATAATCAGTAACCTCAATCCCTGTTGCAATCCCTGCTTCTTTATCATTTGGCAAGACAACATCAAATCCCTTAAATATATTTGCTCGTGCCCGTGAATCTGCAACAGTAATAAGACGGTATTTCTTTGCACACTCATTTATAACATCAATGACCTTAGGCGTTATTACCGAAGAAACCTGGTCTCCTACCATAATCGCATCTACTTTTTTTGCTACTTTATATATATTTTTTATAATTTGCTCTTCGACCTTCCCAGAAATGGGCTTCGGTCGTGGGGTATCCGTACGAAGAACCTCTTGCGTCGGGATGTTATGTCCACCAGCACGAAGTTTCCCATACGTATTTGTAGGTCGCGTAGGGTCAACAACAAGGTAATCTATATTAACCTGCCGTTGACGAAACTCCTTCTTCAGTATCTCCGCATTTGAATCAGCACCAATAACACCTACCATATAAACTGTCGCTCCTAATGCAGACGCATTGCATCCAGCATTACCAGCAGCTCCAGGATTATAACGACGCTCTAATACCTCCAATACAGGAATAGGTGCTTCAAGACTAACCTCAGTTACCTTCCCATAAACGTTCTCATCTAAATAAATATCACCTATAGCTAAAATACGAACTTTATCAAATTTTGACAGAATATGAAGATAGTTTTTTATTTCCATATTTTTCACCCTTAACCCATAAATGTTTAGTTTAAAACACAATGAATTCTATTTCAAACGCAATACAAAGTTCAATCTTGAATCTTCTGTCATACAAGTCAGATAAGTCGGGCAGGTCGAATAAATTGGACTTAAAAGGAAGTCCTCATTTTTGTCAGTAAAATTTATTTGAAAAACGATTATATATATGATATGATATTAGCACTCACTTATTGTGAGTGCTAACAGAAAAAGAATTTTTTCTTGTAAAAAAATAACTAAATATTTAACATCCTCAATTTTAACCATAATTAAGGAGGAGGATAATTTTATGGCAAAACAACTTCTTTTCGGCGAAGAAGCACGTGAAGCGTTAATCAAAGGCGTCGACATGCTTGCGGATGCAGTGAAAGCAACATTGGGTCCGCGTGGCAGAAATGTTTTATTAGAAAAAACATACGGTTCGCCATCATTAACCAAAGACGGTGTAACAGTAGCAAAAGAAATCGATTTAAAAGACCCATTCGAGAACATGGGTGCTCGCATGCTTCGTGAGGCGGCAAGTAAAACGAATGACACTGCTGGCGATGGAACAACCACAGCAACAGTCCTTGCACAAGCCATGGTTCATGAAGGGCTACGACTTGTTACTGCTGGAGCCAACCCGATGGCTCTAAAACGTGGCATGGATAAAGCCACAGATGAAATTGTCAAGGCAATTGCAAATATGAGTAAAAAAGTTCGCAGTTCAGATGAAATTTTTCAGGTGGCAGCAGTTTCGGCGAATGGCGACAAAGAAATAGGTAAATTTATTGCAGACGCAATCGACAAAGTAGGTAATGATGGCGTCATTACTGTCGAGAAAGGCAAAGGCTTAAAGACGGAAATCGAAATTGTTGATGGTATGCAATTTGACCGCGGTTACCTTTCTCCCTATTTTGTAACCGACCCTAATAACATGACTGCAGTTCTCGAAGATTGTTATATCTTATGTCATGAAAAGAAAATTAGCAATATCCACGAACTCTTACCTTTGCTCCAAAAGTTGGCTCAAACAGGTAAACCGATGCTCATCATTGCAGAGGACATCGAAGGCGAGGCATTGGCAACC
This window harbors:
- the rfaE2 gene encoding D-glycero-beta-D-manno-heptose 1-phosphate adenylyltransferase — translated: MEIKNYLHILSKFDKVRILAIGDIYLDENVYGKVTEVSLEAPIPVLEVLERRYNPGAAGNAGCNASALGATVYMVGVIGADSNAEILKKEFRQRQVNIDYLVVDPTRPTNTYGKLRAGGHNIPTQEVLRTDTPRPKPISGKVEEQIIKNIYKVAKKVDAIMVGDQVSSVITPKVIDVINECAKKYRLITVADSRARANIFKGFDVVLPNDKEAGIATGIEVTDYETLKKAGRALLKSARNAMITRGPEGITIFYEDGRIEDVPISPVQVIDVTGAGDTVTAMVTLTLVAGGSYRDSAVLGNTAAGVAVAQHGVVTVSREEVEQALKSMGGPFKLKTLQQLKKIVQQLKEQGKKVVWTNGCFDILHVGHITYLMRAKSEGDVLIVGLNSDRSVRQIKGQGRPVINEQNRALVLSALECVDYIILFDEKSPLSIIKQLRPDVYAKGGDYTLDTLVQPERRFVESYGGRIAIIPGVEGHSTTDIIHKVKNG